In Helianthus annuus cultivar XRQ/B chromosome 9, HanXRQr2.0-SUNRISE, whole genome shotgun sequence, the following are encoded in one genomic region:
- the LOC110878021 gene encoding uncharacterized protein LOC110878021 isoform X2 translates to MAWRGSISRAMMSAARTSFRSTARLRRPPLSAPPRFTSRRLGNPRMLGELGCAQSLMTLAGARMASHLTVNVRAFCELSHGT, encoded by the exons ATGGCATGGCGTGGTTCGATCTCCAGGGCAATGATGTCCGCCGCAAGAACATCTTTCCGATCCACCGCTCGCCTCCGTCGGCCGCCGCTCTCCGCTCCCCCCCGTTTCACCTCCCGCCGCCTCGGAAACCCTAG GATGCTGGGAGAATTAGGATGTGCGCAATCGCTGATGACGCTTGCCGGAGCAAGGATGGCGTCACACCTGACCGTCAATGTGCGCGCCTTTTGCGAGCTGTCTCATG GTACTTGA
- the LOC110878021 gene encoding uncharacterized protein LOC110878021 isoform X1 — protein sequence MAWRGSISRAMMSAARTSFRSTARLRRPPLSAPPRFTSRRLGNPRMLGELGCAQSLMTLAGARMASHLTVNVRAFCELSHGTFFCRSCQDR from the exons ATGGCATGGCGTGGTTCGATCTCCAGGGCAATGATGTCCGCCGCAAGAACATCTTTCCGATCCACCGCTCGCCTCCGTCGGCCGCCGCTCTCCGCTCCCCCCCGTTTCACCTCCCGCCGCCTCGGAAACCCTAG GATGCTGGGAGAATTAGGATGTGCGCAATCGCTGATGACGCTTGCCGGAGCAAGGATGGCGTCACACCTGACCGTCAATGTGCGCGCCTTTTGCGAGCTGTCTCATGGTACCTTCTTCTGCCGCTCTTGTCAGGATCGCTAG
- the LOC110878020 gene encoding homeobox protein HAT3.1 isoform X2, producing MNNKRLGYREIVLGLKSKCAYNVKNETEESSQTPVQRTRKTVLGLKTNGSSLENGTTELSQTPCQHKSPRSGRKENMVTTSSRVLRSKSQEKPKVQEPVVAPSLDAGSKEKRRKKMKKTQKDNNNNNNEFSKIQRHLRYLLSRMNYEQNFIDAYVGEGWKGQSLEKIRPEKELERAKSYIHRYKLKIRDLFKQIDTSCEEGRIPETLYDSEGEIDSEDIFCAKCAQSEVQLDNDIILCDGACERGFHQYCLDPPLLKEQVPPGDEGWLCPACDCKVDCVDLLNDSMGTDLSIEDGWEKVFPETAASGNTLDDNLGLPSDDSEDDDYNPDAPQVEEDDNNNPDGPQEEEDEIDAEDSSSDESDFSSASEDLGEFAKNTLADNLGLPSDDSEDDDFNPDKPDSDAEAKKESSTSDFTSDSDDDDLGDIKNEVTSDEVHGPVVSQDEEKVIEANMENDDFAPITARRNVERLDYKRLHDEAYGNVSSDSSDEDFSDSEAPSKRKNTKGATDMKSNKKQKQSESTPVGNKLDIEDTSSSPAHKDKTGYRLSSCKKFGDATTQRLNEVFKENHYPDRGVKETLVKELNLTHRQVSKWFEKARWRLNHPEGRGKSVKSPLKPAKILVTDQTDKVLGLPSDDPEDDDLDPDERDSDDEDLKENSSSEDVGDIKNELTSDEAQEPVMSQNKESLTEGNMENGDLGPITAKRKVERLDYKKLHDEAYGNVSSDSSDEEFLDSEAPSKQKNTQGVKDMKSNKKQKQSESTPLSNKLDVEDTSSSPAHKDSSQNNGNRSSNYKRIGEAATERLNEAFKENHYPDHDGRENLAKELNLTYNQVSKWFENARWRFNHPEGRAKSVKSPLKPAEKVATKQENGVISTAPNSRKRKTNADLQASQMDSSDKTTRRSGRVRAKQS from the exons ATGAATAATAAACGGCTAGGTTACCGGGAAATAGTGTTGGGATTGAAGTCCAAGTGTGCTTAcaatgttaaaaatgaaaccgaGGAATCAAGCCAAACACCGGTTCAACGCACGAGGAAAACTGTGTTGGGATTGAAGACCAATGGTTCAAGTCTTGAAAATGGAACCACGGAATTAAGTCAAACACCATGTCAGCACAAGAGCCCGCGATCTGGAAGAAAAGAAAACATGGTTACTACGAGTTCTAGGGTCTTACGCTCAAAGTCTCAAGAAAAACCTAAGGTTCAAGAACCGGTTGTTGCTCCTTCGCTAGATGCTGGAAGCAAGGAAAAGAggagaaagaagatgaagaagacacaaaaagataataataataataataatgagttttcaaaaattcaaagaCATTTAAGATATTTGTTAAGTCGAATGAACTATGAGCAAAACTTCATTGATGCTTATGTTGGCGAGGGCTGGAAAGGGCAGAG CCTAGAAAAAATAAGACCAGAGAAGGAGCTTGAACGCGCCAAATCATATATTCATCGTTACAAGTTGAAAAtaagagatttattcaaacaaattgACACATCATGTGAGGAAGGAAGGATTCCAGAAACTTTATATGATTCTGAAGGGGAAATCGACAGTGAGGAT ATATTCTGTGCGAAATGTGCACAGTCAGAAGTCCAGCTTGATAATGATATTATTCTTTGTGATGGCGCATGTGAACGTGGATTCCATCAATATTGTTTGGATCCCCCTCTATTGAAAGAACAAG TTCCTCCTGGCGATGAAGGGTGGCTTTGCCCCGCTTGTGATTGTAAGGTTGACTGTGTTGACTTACTCAATGATTCTATGGGGACTGATCTTTCTATTGAAGATGGCTGGGAG AAGGTTTTTCCTGAAACTGCAGCCTCTGGGAATACGTTGGATGATAATTTAGGGCTTCcatctgatgattctgaagacGATGATTATAATCCCGATGCTCCACAGGTGGAAGAAGATGATAATAATAATCCTGATGGTCCacaggaggaagaagatgagataGATGCAGAGGATTCTAGCTCTGACGAGTCTGATTTCTCTTCTGCATCTGAGGATTTAGGGGAATTTGCAAAGAATACGTTGGCTGATAATTTAGGGCTTCCTTCTGACGATTCAGAGGATGATGATTTTAATCCTGATAAACCAGATTCAGATGCAGAGGCTAAGAAGGAAAGTTCTACTTCAGATTTTACATCTGATTCAGACGATGACGATCTTGGCGACATAAAGAATGAAGTGACATCAGATGAAGTTCACGGGCCTGTCGTGTctcaagatgaagaaaaagtaaTAGAAGCAAATATGGAAAATGACGATTTTGCCCCTATAACCGCAAGGAGAAATGTCGAGCGACTGGACTACAAAAGGCTGCATGAT GAGGCGTATGGAAATGTTTCATCAGATTCAAGTGATGAGGATTTTTCTGATTCTGAAGCTCCAAGTAAACGGAAAAATACCAAAGGAGCAACGGATATGAAATCTAACAAAAAACAGAAACAAAGTGAATCAACACCTGTAGGTAACAAGTTAGATATTGAGGACACAAGTAGTTCTCCAGCACACAAGGATAAAACTGGTTACAGATTGTCATCGTGTAAAAAATTCGGGGACGCCACTACTCAG AGGCTGAATGAAGTTTTCAAGGAAAACCACTATCCTGATCGTGGTGTAAAAGAGACTCTGGTCAAAGAATTGAATCTAACTCACCGTCAG GTCAGCAAATGGTTTGAAAAGGCTCGTTGGCGGTTAAATCACCCTGAAGGGCGTGGTAAATCAGTTAAATCACCTCTCAAACCTGCAAAAATTTTAGTAACAGATCAAACAGACAAG GTTTTAGGGCTTCCTTCTGACGATCCAGAGGATGATGATTTGGACCCTGATGAACGAGATTCAGATGATGAAGATCTGAAAGAAAATTCTAGTTCAGAAGATGTTGGGGACATAAAGAATGAATTGACGTCAGATGAAGCTCAAGAGCCTGTCATGTCTCAAAACAAAGAAAGCTTAACCGAAGGAAATATGGAAAATGGCGATTTAGGACCCATAACTGCAAAAAGAAAGGTCGAGAGGCTGGACTACAAAAAGCTGCATGAT GAGGCGTATGGAAATGTTTCATCAGATTCAAGTGATGAGGAGTTTTTAGATTCTGAAGCTCCAAGTAAACAGAAAAATACCCAAGGAGTAAAGGATATGAAATCTAACAAAAAACAGAAACAAAGTGAATCTACACCTCTAAGTAACAAGTTAGATGTCGAGGACACAAGTAGTTCTCCAGCACACAAGGATTCTAGCCAAAATAATGGTAACAGGTCATCAAATTATAAAAGAATTGGGGAAGCTGCTACTGAG AGGCTGAATGAAGCTTTCAAGGAAAACCATTACCCCGATCACGATGGCCGAGAGAATTTGGCCAAAGAATTGAATCTCACTTACAATCAG GTCAGCAAATGGTTCGAAAATGCGCGCTGGCGGTTTAATCACCCCGAAGGACGCGCTAAATCAGTCAAATCACCTCTCAAACCTGCGGAAAAGGTGGCAACGAAACAGGAAAACGGAGTAATCTCTACAGCCCCAAATTCTAGAAAGAGAAAAACAAATGCAGATCTTCAAGCTTCCCAAATGGATTCATCAGACAAGACTACTCGTAGAAGTGGCCGTGTTCGGGCTAAACAATCATGA
- the LOC110878020 gene encoding homeobox protein HAT3.1 isoform X1: MNNKRLGYREIVLGLKSKCAYNVKNETEESSQTPVQRTRKTVLGLKTNGSSLENGTTELSQTPCQHKSPRSGRKENMVTTSSRVLRSKSQEKPKVQEPVVAPSLDAGSKEKRRKKMKKTQKDNNNNNNEFSKIQRHLRYLLSRMNYEQNFIDAYVGEGWKGQSLEKIRPEKELERAKSYIHRYKLKIRDLFKQIDTSCEEGRIPETLYDSEGEIDSEDIFCAKCAQSEVQLDNDIILCDGACERGFHQYCLDPPLLKEQVPPGDEGWLCPACDCKVDCVDLLNDSMGTDLSIEDGWEKVFPETAASGNTLDDNLGLPSDDSEDDDYNPDAPQVEEDDNNNPDGPQEEEDEIDAEDSSSDESDFSSASEDLGEFAKNTLADNLGLPSDDSEDDDFNPDKPDSDAEAKKESSTSDFTSDSDDDDLGDIKNEVTSDEVHGPVVSQDEEKVIEANMENDDFAPITARRNVERLDYKRLHDEAYGNVSSDSSDEDFSDSEAPSKRKNTKGATDMKSNKKQKQSESTPVGNKLDIEDTSSSPAHKDKTGYRLSSCKKFGDATTQRLNEVFKENHYPDRGVKETLVKELNLTHRQVSKWFEKARWRLNHPEGRGKSVKSPLKPAKILVTDQTDKFCEQVLGLPSDDPEDDDLDPDERDSDDEDLKENSSSEDVGDIKNELTSDEAQEPVMSQNKESLTEGNMENGDLGPITAKRKVERLDYKKLHDEAYGNVSSDSSDEEFLDSEAPSKQKNTQGVKDMKSNKKQKQSESTPLSNKLDVEDTSSSPAHKDSSQNNGNRSSNYKRIGEAATERLNEAFKENHYPDHDGRENLAKELNLTYNQVSKWFENARWRFNHPEGRAKSVKSPLKPAEKVATKQENGVISTAPNSRKRKTNADLQASQMDSSDKTTRRSGRVRAKQS; this comes from the exons ATGAATAATAAACGGCTAGGTTACCGGGAAATAGTGTTGGGATTGAAGTCCAAGTGTGCTTAcaatgttaaaaatgaaaccgaGGAATCAAGCCAAACACCGGTTCAACGCACGAGGAAAACTGTGTTGGGATTGAAGACCAATGGTTCAAGTCTTGAAAATGGAACCACGGAATTAAGTCAAACACCATGTCAGCACAAGAGCCCGCGATCTGGAAGAAAAGAAAACATGGTTACTACGAGTTCTAGGGTCTTACGCTCAAAGTCTCAAGAAAAACCTAAGGTTCAAGAACCGGTTGTTGCTCCTTCGCTAGATGCTGGAAGCAAGGAAAAGAggagaaagaagatgaagaagacacaaaaagataataataataataataatgagttttcaaaaattcaaagaCATTTAAGATATTTGTTAAGTCGAATGAACTATGAGCAAAACTTCATTGATGCTTATGTTGGCGAGGGCTGGAAAGGGCAGAG CCTAGAAAAAATAAGACCAGAGAAGGAGCTTGAACGCGCCAAATCATATATTCATCGTTACAAGTTGAAAAtaagagatttattcaaacaaattgACACATCATGTGAGGAAGGAAGGATTCCAGAAACTTTATATGATTCTGAAGGGGAAATCGACAGTGAGGAT ATATTCTGTGCGAAATGTGCACAGTCAGAAGTCCAGCTTGATAATGATATTATTCTTTGTGATGGCGCATGTGAACGTGGATTCCATCAATATTGTTTGGATCCCCCTCTATTGAAAGAACAAG TTCCTCCTGGCGATGAAGGGTGGCTTTGCCCCGCTTGTGATTGTAAGGTTGACTGTGTTGACTTACTCAATGATTCTATGGGGACTGATCTTTCTATTGAAGATGGCTGGGAG AAGGTTTTTCCTGAAACTGCAGCCTCTGGGAATACGTTGGATGATAATTTAGGGCTTCcatctgatgattctgaagacGATGATTATAATCCCGATGCTCCACAGGTGGAAGAAGATGATAATAATAATCCTGATGGTCCacaggaggaagaagatgagataGATGCAGAGGATTCTAGCTCTGACGAGTCTGATTTCTCTTCTGCATCTGAGGATTTAGGGGAATTTGCAAAGAATACGTTGGCTGATAATTTAGGGCTTCCTTCTGACGATTCAGAGGATGATGATTTTAATCCTGATAAACCAGATTCAGATGCAGAGGCTAAGAAGGAAAGTTCTACTTCAGATTTTACATCTGATTCAGACGATGACGATCTTGGCGACATAAAGAATGAAGTGACATCAGATGAAGTTCACGGGCCTGTCGTGTctcaagatgaagaaaaagtaaTAGAAGCAAATATGGAAAATGACGATTTTGCCCCTATAACCGCAAGGAGAAATGTCGAGCGACTGGACTACAAAAGGCTGCATGAT GAGGCGTATGGAAATGTTTCATCAGATTCAAGTGATGAGGATTTTTCTGATTCTGAAGCTCCAAGTAAACGGAAAAATACCAAAGGAGCAACGGATATGAAATCTAACAAAAAACAGAAACAAAGTGAATCAACACCTGTAGGTAACAAGTTAGATATTGAGGACACAAGTAGTTCTCCAGCACACAAGGATAAAACTGGTTACAGATTGTCATCGTGTAAAAAATTCGGGGACGCCACTACTCAG AGGCTGAATGAAGTTTTCAAGGAAAACCACTATCCTGATCGTGGTGTAAAAGAGACTCTGGTCAAAGAATTGAATCTAACTCACCGTCAG GTCAGCAAATGGTTTGAAAAGGCTCGTTGGCGGTTAAATCACCCTGAAGGGCGTGGTAAATCAGTTAAATCACCTCTCAAACCTGCAAAAATTTTAGTAACAGATCAAACAGACAAG TTTTGTGAACAGGTTTTAGGGCTTCCTTCTGACGATCCAGAGGATGATGATTTGGACCCTGATGAACGAGATTCAGATGATGAAGATCTGAAAGAAAATTCTAGTTCAGAAGATGTTGGGGACATAAAGAATGAATTGACGTCAGATGAAGCTCAAGAGCCTGTCATGTCTCAAAACAAAGAAAGCTTAACCGAAGGAAATATGGAAAATGGCGATTTAGGACCCATAACTGCAAAAAGAAAGGTCGAGAGGCTGGACTACAAAAAGCTGCATGAT GAGGCGTATGGAAATGTTTCATCAGATTCAAGTGATGAGGAGTTTTTAGATTCTGAAGCTCCAAGTAAACAGAAAAATACCCAAGGAGTAAAGGATATGAAATCTAACAAAAAACAGAAACAAAGTGAATCTACACCTCTAAGTAACAAGTTAGATGTCGAGGACACAAGTAGTTCTCCAGCACACAAGGATTCTAGCCAAAATAATGGTAACAGGTCATCAAATTATAAAAGAATTGGGGAAGCTGCTACTGAG AGGCTGAATGAAGCTTTCAAGGAAAACCATTACCCCGATCACGATGGCCGAGAGAATTTGGCCAAAGAATTGAATCTCACTTACAATCAG GTCAGCAAATGGTTCGAAAATGCGCGCTGGCGGTTTAATCACCCCGAAGGACGCGCTAAATCAGTCAAATCACCTCTCAAACCTGCGGAAAAGGTGGCAACGAAACAGGAAAACGGAGTAATCTCTACAGCCCCAAATTCTAGAAAGAGAAAAACAAATGCAGATCTTCAAGCTTCCCAAATGGATTCATCAGACAAGACTACTCGTAGAAGTGGCCGTGTTCGGGCTAAACAATCATGA